A window of the Radiobacillus deserti genome harbors these coding sequences:
- a CDS encoding PepSY domain-containing protein: protein MKWSRLLVAAGIGALVGYVVREQVNTTTSYSPEKALNSAKEAFRKEGPISGSWIYMKPKELVKNGLTYSVYHGGITRTIEGQDKPFEFYVDAHTGTIVEVAESA from the coding sequence ATGAAATGGAGTAGACTTCTTGTAGCAGCTGGTATAGGTGCATTAGTTGGATATGTTGTGAGAGAGCAAGTCAATACAACAACCTCTTATTCGCCAGAAAAGGCCTTAAATTCCGCGAAAGAAGCATTTCGTAAAGAAGGGCCAATAAGTGGATCTTGGATATATATGAAACCAAAAGAACTAGTAAAAAACGGACTTACGTATAGTGTTTATCACGGTGGAATCACGAGAACCATTGAGGGACAAGATAAACCATTTGAATTCTATGTAGATGCCCATACAGGAACCATTGTCGAGGTAGCCGAATCCGCATAA
- the trmB gene encoding tRNA (guanosine(46)-N7)-methyltransferase TrmB: MRARNKPWADDFLKENDDIVIHQPFEYKEKWHQLFQNDQPIHLEIGTGKGQFISGMAQQYPEVNFVGIELAKSIIVSTVQKVKDSKQPNVRLVNENAKDLREMFGENEIDKIYLNFSDPWPKNKHEKRRLTYRTFLEQYRHILKPDGEIVMKTDNKGLFEYSLVSFSQFGLILEEVVLDLHALEDPTNVKTEYEEKFSSKGMTINRCKARF, encoded by the coding sequence ATGAGAGCAAGAAATAAACCTTGGGCGGATGATTTCTTAAAAGAAAACGACGATATTGTCATCCATCAACCATTTGAATATAAAGAAAAATGGCACCAATTGTTCCAAAATGATCAGCCAATTCATTTGGAAATCGGTACCGGGAAAGGTCAATTTATCTCTGGAATGGCCCAACAATATCCCGAAGTGAACTTTGTAGGGATTGAATTAGCTAAAAGCATTATTGTGAGTACGGTCCAAAAAGTGAAAGATTCAAAGCAGCCTAATGTACGATTGGTTAATGAAAATGCAAAAGATTTAAGAGAAATGTTTGGGGAAAATGAAATCGATAAGATATATTTAAATTTTTCTGATCCTTGGCCAAAAAATAAGCATGAAAAAAGAAGACTTACGTATCGCACCTTCTTAGAGCAGTATCGTCACATTTTGAAGCCAGACGGAGAGATTGTGATGAAAACAGATAATAAAGGTCTTTTTGAATATTCACTTGTTAGCTTTTCTCAGTTTGGACTGATTTTAGAAGAAGTTGTATTGGATTTACACGCTTTAGAGGATCCAACGAATGTGAAAACGGAATATGAAGAGAAGTTTTCAAGTAAAGGCATGACTATAAATCGTTGTAAGGCACGTTTTTAA
- a CDS encoding YtzH-like family protein, with protein MSLTVEDQLRVLHDLLSEHREECCGRISECQQIKRIVQSVMANESIDDQQILQLLPEIYNYGRQGELAQNLDEHITSNQANLQNWVDSIQLSD; from the coding sequence ATGTCATTAACAGTTGAAGATCAATTAAGAGTCTTACATGATTTATTAAGTGAACATCGAGAAGAATGCTGTGGACGCATATCAGAATGTCAGCAAATTAAGCGAATCGTACAATCCGTTATGGCTAATGAATCCATTGACGATCAACAAATTCTACAATTACTTCCGGAAATATACAATTACGGAAGACAAGGTGAGCTTGCTCAAAATCTTGATGAGCATATTACCTCGAACCAAGCCAATTTACAAAACTGGGTAGATTCAATTCAATTAAGTGATTAA
- a CDS encoding phosphotransferase family protein, with translation MDYLFGTDWTITPAGGSTGEAYMAANSEKRLFLKRNSSPFLAVLSAEGIVPKLLWTKRMANGDVITAQHWLEGRELDPEEMQHPQVARMLSKIHHSPELLDMLLKIGKAPILPQDLLQEVKVHVRTAQPDQIELYQAYKFLKETLPFVENQQQVVCHCDLNHNNWLLSEDGQLFLIDWDSAKVADPALDIGMLLFWYIPEKDWKMWLNKYGETNDHIKERMYWYLILDHVKHFLNQKEKNSAKALQYLNQLRRLLAHVQSS, from the coding sequence GTGGATTATTTATTTGGAACGGATTGGACAATCACGCCTGCAGGTGGTTCAACTGGAGAAGCATATATGGCAGCAAATTCAGAGAAGCGCCTTTTCTTAAAGCGAAACTCTTCTCCGTTTCTAGCTGTTCTCTCAGCAGAAGGAATTGTTCCTAAATTACTATGGACAAAAAGAATGGCGAACGGTGACGTTATTACAGCTCAACACTGGTTAGAAGGAAGAGAGCTGGACCCTGAAGAAATGCAACATCCTCAAGTTGCTCGAATGCTTAGCAAAATTCACCATTCTCCGGAGTTATTAGACATGCTCTTGAAAATTGGGAAAGCTCCGATTTTACCTCAAGATTTGTTACAAGAGGTGAAAGTACATGTCCGAACTGCACAACCAGACCAAATTGAATTGTATCAGGCTTATAAATTCTTAAAGGAGACTTTACCTTTTGTTGAAAACCAGCAACAAGTAGTCTGCCATTGTGACTTGAATCATAATAATTGGTTATTATCAGAGGACGGTCAGCTGTTTCTAATTGATTGGGATAGTGCCAAAGTGGCAGATCCAGCCCTGGATATCGGGATGTTGTTATTTTGGTACATTCCAGAAAAAGACTGGAAAATGTGGTTGAACAAGTATGGGGAGACAAATGATCATATTAAAGAGCGGATGTATTGGTATTTAATTTTGGATCATGTGAAGCACTTTTTAAACCAAAAAGAAAAAAACAGTGCCAAAGCCTTGCAGTATTTAAATCAATTGAGAAGGCTTTTGGCACACGTACAGTCGAGTTAA
- a CDS encoding NERD domain-containing protein, with protein MTQLVKLEDYVSRYERDIYHYPGQFIRLKKENWKKLREQWENQRYSAEGINEDEPTEADSSIWNLFKRKEKEELLEMVVDKPRLPQNEAALKQYYLDQLVSLQLKWASTTVNEMSFLDRGYKDDFVLKYFLQRFPDTYLLFYHPIFHIKQSFIEGEIILVTPIGIDIITLLETNSSMTFMSNDDRTWMREHNQIRSKILSPMLGLNRTEKLVRSMMKAHSIEFPITKIVLSRTNKIQAAQEPYQTKYIGKTEHDRWLQEKRSLVSPLKHIQLKVCDILLKQCATNAYKRPEWNENEGGEQNMGSFGE; from the coding sequence GTGACACAGTTAGTCAAATTAGAAGACTATGTTTCCAGATATGAACGGGATATTTATCATTATCCAGGTCAGTTTATTCGGCTAAAAAAAGAAAATTGGAAAAAACTCCGTGAGCAATGGGAGAACCAACGGTACTCTGCAGAGGGAATTAATGAGGATGAGCCTACTGAAGCAGATTCATCCATCTGGAATCTGTTTAAACGAAAAGAAAAAGAAGAGTTGTTGGAAATGGTTGTCGATAAGCCGAGGCTTCCACAAAATGAGGCAGCTCTTAAGCAATATTACTTAGATCAGTTAGTATCCTTACAGTTAAAATGGGCATCCACAACAGTGAACGAAATGTCGTTCTTAGACAGAGGGTATAAGGATGATTTCGTCCTTAAATATTTCTTGCAAAGATTTCCGGACACATATTTATTATTTTATCATCCCATTTTTCACATTAAACAGTCGTTTATTGAAGGAGAAATCATTCTTGTTACCCCTATAGGAATTGACATTATTACATTATTAGAAACAAATTCTAGTATGACCTTTATGTCGAATGACGATCGGACCTGGATGAGGGAACATAATCAGATACGATCCAAAATATTGAGTCCAATGCTCGGATTAAATCGAACTGAAAAATTAGTGCGAAGCATGATGAAAGCCCACAGTATAGAGTTCCCTATAACGAAGATTGTTTTATCGAGAACAAATAAGATTCAAGCTGCTCAAGAACCATATCAAACAAAATATATTGGTAAAACAGAGCATGACCGTTGGTTACAAGAAAAACGCTCGCTTGTTTCTCCGTTAAAGCATATTCAATTGAAGGTCTGTGATATTCTCTTAAAGCAATGTGCAACGAATGCTTATAAGCGACCGGAGTGGAATGAAAATGAGGGTGGAGAGCAAAATATGGGGTCATTTGGTGAATAA
- the thpR gene encoding RNA 2',3'-cyclic phosphodiesterase, protein MTNDAHYFIGIPIREDIQNWLAEWQEMLQRKGQVAYKSWTHVSDLHITLLFLGGVSENKITEIIEELQKMDGLEKFHVNIGTVGTFGKRSQPRVLWAGVEGNKVLNNLQEKVANTCAMFGFKKESRPYRPHITLAKKWDPSFAKELMLPESEEFLARKDMLVDHLVVYKIHPSKSPKYEIVTAIRLN, encoded by the coding sequence ATGACAAATGACGCTCATTACTTCATAGGGATACCCATTCGAGAGGATATTCAAAATTGGTTGGCCGAGTGGCAGGAAATGTTACAAAGAAAAGGACAAGTAGCTTACAAAAGCTGGACACATGTCTCTGATCTACATATAACTTTATTGTTTTTAGGTGGCGTATCGGAGAACAAAATTACAGAAATCATAGAAGAACTGCAAAAAATGGACGGTTTAGAAAAATTCCATGTGAATATTGGGACCGTTGGAACGTTTGGAAAGAGATCACAGCCAAGAGTACTTTGGGCAGGAGTTGAAGGGAACAAAGTACTTAACAATCTGCAAGAAAAGGTAGCGAATACCTGTGCAATGTTTGGGTTTAAAAAGGAATCACGGCCATATCGCCCTCACATTACACTAGCGAAAAAATGGGATCCATCCTTTGCAAAAGAGTTAATGCTTCCTGAATCAGAGGAATTTTTGGCAAGGAAGGACATGTTGGTGGACCACTTGGTCGTGTATAAAATACACCCATCGAAATCTCCAAAATATGAAATCGTTACTGCTATCCGTTTGAATTGA
- a CDS encoding potassium channel family protein produces the protein MIIFRRILRKVVKIQNTFLFLGSLLMIVLASYLVVAVEKESFPTFFDAFWWVMTTVTTVGYGDYYPVSFAGRMIALFLYVFGIGIIGIVIGKVVDSLSSFRIKREEGNIVFKEKDHYIIIGWSQKAKFAIDEIVRTMPDADILIIDTLEKAPLLKEHIHFLHGHASETEVLEKANIKEAKAVLIFANDQITDGQLNDGRTLLIASAIEAYAPHVHTVVEVMEEAHIKNFVHVKVNEFIISNETISSLFVRSAFHEGMSRLFGQLLRRSVGEDLFHVPTNPEWKTYKDAFNALLDSGATLVADRDDLSINRSLDKEIPADAKLFVICDENTYQTLIQNIS, from the coding sequence ATGATTATTTTTAGAAGAATATTACGAAAAGTGGTGAAAATACAAAATACTTTCCTATTCCTTGGAAGTCTGCTCATGATTGTATTGGCTTCCTATCTCGTTGTTGCTGTAGAAAAAGAATCATTCCCCACGTTTTTTGACGCATTTTGGTGGGTGATGACAACCGTTACAACCGTTGGTTACGGAGATTATTATCCGGTCTCTTTCGCAGGAAGAATGATTGCTTTATTTTTATATGTGTTCGGTATCGGGATAATAGGAATTGTCATTGGGAAAGTAGTAGATAGCTTATCAAGCTTTCGAATCAAAAGGGAGGAAGGAAACATCGTGTTTAAAGAAAAAGATCATTATATTATTATAGGCTGGTCTCAAAAAGCTAAATTTGCTATAGATGAAATTGTTAGAACGATGCCAGATGCGGATATATTAATCATTGATACACTAGAGAAAGCACCTCTTTTAAAGGAGCATATACACTTTTTGCATGGTCATGCTTCCGAAACGGAAGTGCTAGAGAAAGCAAATATAAAGGAAGCTAAAGCAGTCTTGATTTTTGCGAACGATCAAATCACGGACGGGCAGTTAAATGATGGTAGAACCTTGCTCATTGCTTCTGCAATAGAAGCCTATGCTCCACATGTACATACTGTTGTTGAAGTGATGGAAGAAGCACACATTAAAAACTTTGTTCATGTTAAAGTAAATGAATTTATTATTTCGAATGAAACTATTTCTTCCTTGTTTGTCCGTTCTGCATTTCACGAAGGGATGTCACGTCTGTTCGGGCAGTTATTACGGCGTTCCGTAGGGGAGGATCTGTTTCACGTGCCGACGAATCCGGAATGGAAAACGTATAAGGATGCGTTTAATGCTTTATTAGATTCTGGGGCTACTCTCGTTGCAGACAGGGATGACTTAAGCATCAATCGATCCCTCGATAAAGAAATACCAGCTGATGCCAAATTGTTCGTCATATGTGATGAAAACACTTATCAAACACTTATACAAAATATCTCTTAA
- a CDS encoding DeoR family transcriptional regulator, with amino-acid sequence MNQSTTRMLTRVKAEYLYIREKGTVSTTELAEEFGITDRTVQRDLNVLEHNGLVTSPNRGRWKITEKRVKIS; translated from the coding sequence TTGAATCAATCAACAACCCGTATGCTTACTCGTGTTAAGGCTGAATACCTTTATATTAGAGAAAAAGGGACAGTCTCCACTACAGAATTGGCAGAGGAATTTGGGATTACAGATCGAACTGTGCAGCGAGATTTAAACGTGTTAGAGCATAACGGTCTAGTTACAAGTCCGAATCGGGGACGATGGAAAATCACTGAAAAACGAGTTAAAATTTCTTAA
- a CDS encoding pseudouridine synthase translates to MRIDKLLSNMGFGSRKEVKSLLKKGIVTRNGEVVKNGQDQVDPNHDEIKVAGEEIEYKEFVYLMMHKPPGCVSATEDNRDQTVIDLLEPEDAIFEPFPVGRLDKDTEGLLLLTNDGKLAHQLLSPKKHVGKTYFARVEGVVTDSDISAFATGVMLDDGYVTKPGELTILKSGEISEIELTITEGKFHQVKRMFQSVNKRVVYLKRLTMGSLQLDEELPIGTYRELTEDELTRLKEQHI, encoded by the coding sequence ATGAGAATCGACAAGTTATTATCGAATATGGGGTTTGGAAGCCGAAAAGAAGTAAAATCCCTTCTGAAAAAAGGGATTGTTACCCGTAACGGCGAAGTAGTAAAAAATGGTCAAGACCAAGTAGACCCAAATCACGATGAAATAAAGGTTGCAGGGGAAGAGATTGAGTACAAAGAGTTTGTCTATCTTATGATGCATAAACCACCAGGCTGTGTCTCAGCAACGGAGGATAATCGTGATCAGACCGTAATCGATTTATTAGAGCCAGAGGATGCAATCTTTGAGCCTTTTCCTGTAGGAAGGTTGGATAAGGATACGGAAGGCTTACTTCTTCTGACGAATGATGGCAAGTTGGCCCACCAGCTATTGTCGCCGAAAAAACACGTAGGAAAGACATACTTTGCTCGTGTGGAAGGTGTGGTTACCGATTCGGATATTTCAGCTTTTGCAACCGGGGTTATGTTAGATGACGGTTATGTAACGAAACCAGGAGAACTAACGATTCTAAAAAGTGGAGAAATCTCTGAAATAGAGCTAACAATTACAGAAGGGAAATTTCATCAAGTTAAACGAATGTTTCAGTCTGTAAACAAAAGAGTAGTGTACTTAAAGAGGCTAACAATGGGAAGTCTTCAATTAGACGAAGAACTTCCTATTGGAACATATCGAGAGCTTACCGAGGACGAGCTAACTCGTCTAAAGGAACAACATATATAA
- a CDS encoding putative polysaccharide biosynthesis protein, whose amino-acid sequence MSTSNILRGTMLLTAATFLSKFLGMIYTIPFNELVGATGGALYGYAYGPYNILISMSTIGVPLAVSKFVSKYNAMGDYYTGRRMFKAGMSLMIITGIIAFLILYFSSGLLAKIYVPSNDPSGIIAEDVEMVLKMISFALLIIPSMSIIRGFFQGYESMGPTALSQVVEQIVRIVFLLSAAFLIIHVFSGSVTTAVGYAAFAAFVGAVASYIVLGLYWKKRKQYLDRQVASQRKTHQIPLRDLYKELFRYAGPFVLVGLATPLYQQIDAITFERTMSAIGQGEISAIAFSNISVYGHKLVIIPVTIATGLSLAILPAITKSVTERNMPLAFRQINQSLQIVMLLVLPASVGMSLLSYEVYGAFYGIENININGPLLAWYAPVALLFAFFTVTSSILQGINQQRFAVTSLGAGLLLKICLNVPLMYALGAKGAVVGTSLAVLTAIILNFWRIKQTIGFPMREFTKRSSLMAIFTILMTMAVLITKWILGFWISYEDSRFAAIVTLMVAIPVGALVYLWFSYESTLFERTLGNRVRIFDRIFRRR is encoded by the coding sequence ATGTCAACTTCAAATATATTACGAGGTACGATGCTGCTTACGGCAGCTACTTTTTTATCAAAGTTCCTTGGAATGATTTATACTATACCATTTAATGAATTAGTAGGAGCTACAGGTGGAGCTCTATATGGCTATGCCTATGGTCCTTATAATATTTTAATAAGTATGTCTACTATTGGTGTACCACTGGCTGTGTCAAAATTTGTATCTAAATATAACGCCATGGGGGATTACTATACCGGGCGAAGAATGTTCAAAGCTGGCATGAGTCTCATGATCATAACGGGTATCATAGCATTCCTTATTTTATATTTTAGTTCTGGATTGCTAGCAAAAATCTATGTTCCGTCAAATGATCCATCTGGAATTATTGCAGAAGATGTAGAAATGGTATTAAAAATGATTAGTTTTGCTTTACTTATTATTCCAAGCATGAGCATTATTCGTGGATTTTTCCAAGGGTATGAATCCATGGGGCCAACTGCTTTGTCACAGGTTGTAGAGCAAATTGTTCGTATCGTATTCCTGTTAAGTGCCGCTTTCCTAATTATTCATGTATTCAGTGGAAGTGTGACAACAGCAGTAGGATATGCCGCATTCGCTGCTTTTGTTGGAGCAGTGGCTTCATATATTGTTCTAGGTCTATACTGGAAGAAACGAAAACAGTATTTGGATCGCCAAGTTGCAAGTCAACGCAAAACGCATCAAATCCCATTGAGGGACTTATACAAAGAGTTGTTCCGATATGCAGGGCCATTCGTATTAGTAGGATTAGCTACACCACTTTACCAACAGATTGATGCGATAACCTTTGAAAGAACGATGAGTGCCATTGGCCAAGGGGAAATATCCGCGATTGCTTTCTCCAACATCAGTGTGTACGGTCATAAGCTTGTTATCATTCCGGTTACAATTGCGACAGGGCTTTCCTTAGCCATTCTACCAGCAATCACTAAATCGGTTACTGAGCGGAATATGCCCCTAGCATTCCGTCAGATTAATCAATCCTTACAAATCGTCATGCTACTTGTTTTACCTGCTTCCGTCGGTATGTCTCTGCTATCATATGAAGTTTATGGGGCATTTTACGGTATCGAAAATATTAATATTAATGGACCATTACTTGCTTGGTATGCACCTGTTGCATTATTGTTTGCTTTCTTTACCGTTACGTCGTCTATTTTACAAGGTATCAATCAACAAAGATTTGCAGTTACAAGTCTTGGTGCAGGTTTACTACTTAAAATCTGTTTGAATGTGCCTCTTATGTATGCACTAGGGGCAAAAGGAGCAGTAGTTGGAACATCTCTTGCTGTTCTGACAGCTATTATTTTAAACTTCTGGAGAATTAAACAAACGATTGGTTTTCCAATGCGAGAATTCACGAAGCGATCTTCGTTAATGGCTATCTTTACAATTTTAATGACAATGGCGGTTCTCATTACGAAGTGGATATTAGGTTTCTGGATATCCTATGAAGATAGTCGTTTTGCGGCTATTGTTACGTTAATGGTGGCAATTCCAGTGGGGGCTTTAGTATATTTATGGTTCAGTTATGAATCAACGTTATTTGAACGGACTTTAGGAAACCGAGTTCGGATATTTGACCGTATATTTAGAAGAAGATAA